The DNA sequence TTTTCCGATCAATATTCTTTCCATGTTGGGTATCATTGCGCTTATTGGCATTATGGTAAATGATGGTTTGGTACTCATCGGAAAGTTCAATGGTAACCTGAGAAGGGGCATGAATTTTGACGAAGCGATATTTGAAGCGGGCCGTTCACGTTTCAGGGCCATCTTTTTGACTTCGGTCACCACTATTGCTGGCCTTGCACCCCTCTTATTGGAAAAAAGCCGTCAGGCACAGTTTTTAAAGCCCATGGCCATTTCTATTGCCTATGGCATAGGGTTTGCCACTGTTTTGACCCTGCTGATGTTGCCATTGTTCCTCTCCTTCAATAACAATGTAAAAGTATTCAGCAAATGGCTAAAGACCGGAGAGAAGGTAAGTAAAGAAGAGGTCGAAAGGGCCATTAAAGAAAAGATCGAAGAAGAACACTTGGTTTCCCAAGGTATTCGTTCTGTCAATGGCGATGAACTACGAAATGGTAAACAAGTGGCACAACAGACCGAATTAGAAGACACATTGAAATGAAAGAAGTGTATCGAGTTCTACCCCTTTTATTTTTTGTTTTTTCATGTACCCTTGAAGCCCAAGAACAACTGTTGGACAAAGAAGTAGCGGTACAATTAATGTTGGAAAACAATTTTGGGGTAAGAATAGCCAAGAACAATGTAGCGGTGGCCAAGAATAACCAAGATATCCTGAATTCGGGTTTTTTGCCCAGTATAACAGGAAATGCAGGGGCAAATTACCAAAGAGACGATTCTACATTTGAGTTCCCCGGACAGTTTTTAAATGATGCTGATGGCAATCCGGTAATCGATGAGGAAACTGGAAATCCGGTGCCCAGACCTGATGCGAGCCTCTATAAGGCCGAAGCGCAGCGATATAATGCAAGCCTTAGGGCCGATTATGTGCTTTTTGACGGACTGGGTAGATTTTATGACTACAAGCGTCTAAAAGAAGAATACAATTTAACCGAACTTCAGGCACGTGAAACCATTGAAACGACCATGCTGCAGCTGTTCTCAGTCTATTATGAGGTCGCACGAATTTCAGAAAATATCCAGATTCTCAGCGAAACCTATAAAAGTACGGCCGACCGATTGAAGCGCGCTGAGTACAGTTTTGAATTTGGGCAAAGCAATAAGCTCGACGTGCTCAATGCTGAAGTAGATCTTGTGAATGACAGTATCAACCTGATGAACGAACGTCAGCTGCTGAAAAATACGATTCGTGACCTTAACATTTTGCTTAACCAAGAATTGGAGAATACATATAAGGTCGATACCACCGTAACATTCACTGACATGTTGATAGTGGAAGATTTCATAGAAAAAGCCGAGAAAAACAACGTCAGCATGTTGCAGGCCGAAAAAAATACCATGATAAATGATTATACCCTTAAGGCAAGTAAATCGGTTTTCTTGCCCACTATTGGGTTAACGGGCTCTTATGGTTGGAATCTCAACCAGAATGCTCCCGGGCCCTTCTTTCCCGGCGTTAATGTCAACAACACAAGAAGTTTTGGGCTAGGGGCAACCTTAACATGGAGTATCTTTGATGGGGGTAGGGGTATCACCCAAATCAAAAATGCCAAAATATTGCTGGAATCGCAAGAAATTCTCAATACGCAGATCCGACAAGAAATAAAACGTGATATTGCCAATGCAAGGGGCAACTATTTCAACCTTTTTGAAGTGTATGAACTGCAAGGGCAGAATGTCAAGACCGCGACGAATAATTACCTGCGTTCGGTTGAACGATACAAGCTTGGCCAGATTACCTCTGTAGAGCTTCGGCAGGCACAGATAAACCTGTTGAACGCCAAAACCAGCAAAAACTTGGCAAAATACAATGCAAAATTGGCCGAGTTGCAATTATTGCAATTGGCGGGTCAGTTGTTGAACGTCGATATATAGGTGCCATGTACGAGCATTATTTTCAATGCCCCTACTGTTGGGAACAAATCTCAATGCTTTTAGACACTTCCATCACCCATCAAGCCTATGTCGAAGATTGTGAGGTATGCTGTAACCCTATCGAGGTAAACTGCTCTTTTCAAGATAATGAATTGACTATGTTCAGTGCGGTTCAACTTGGGCAGTAATTTGCTTACATTTATGCTAAGCCAGCACCTATGATTTTTTCAAAGCTCTTGCCTGCTAAAATATTTCCAATCCTATTGGTAAATTTTATCGGGGTTTTAGGATATAGCATTGTAATACCCATTCTAATTTTCATCGTCATAGATTTTGGCGGCAATGGCTTTGTTTATGGGTTACTTGGGGCAATGTATCCCTTTTTTCAATTTATAGGGGCACCTATCTTAGGAAGACTTTCTGATAGAATTGGAAGAAAAAAGGTGCTCGTTATCAGTCAAGTAGGAACTTTTTTCGCATGGTTGCTCTTTCTTTTGGCCTTTGCTTTGCCCAAGACAGGCTTGTGGTCACAAGACACTGAATTAACAGGGCAATATATCATGACCCTACCGCTGCTGATTATCTTTTTGGCAAGGGTTTTTGATGGGTTTACCGGAGGTAACGTTTCAGTGGCCAATGCCTATCTATCTGATATTTCTACCGATGAAGACCGTAATGCGAATTTTGGTAAAATGGGAGCTTCTACAAGTCTTGGGTTTGTGCTGGGTCCTGCACTGGCCGGTATTTTGGCTTCAACATCTTTGGGCGAAGTATTGCCCTTAATGCTTGCGGCCTCAATTTCTTTAGTGGCAATTTTTGTGATTACCATAAAATTGAAAGAAAGCAACCCGTGTGTTGTTGATACGGCAGAATTGAAGTTAAATTCCTTTAGACGCTTTTTTCAGGTAGAACATAAAGATTGTTATACCGAGGGTGAGTCAGGTATGGGCGACGGTAAGAAAGAAAGCTGGTCAACAATTATGACTGTTCCAGGAATTCCCCTATTATTTGGCGTTTATTTCTTGACTTTTTTGGCATTCAGCCTATTTTATGCAGGCTTGCCCATATATGCCAATACGCTTTTAGAATGGTCGCCCACTGAGCTTGGTTTGTTTCTCACGTACTCAAGCTTTATCATGATAATTGTTCAAGGCCCGGTATTGAGTAGGCTTTCGAAAGTATTGAGCGATAAGATTCTGATTGTTCTGGGATCGCTTTTATTGGCCATAAGTTTTTATTTGCTATCGATCGAAAACATAACGGTAATCTATTTGGGCAACACATTTCTTTCGTTGGGCAATGGTTTGATGTGGCCAAGCTTTTTGGCCTTATTGTCAAAAAAAGGCGATAAACAGAGACAAGGGGCCATTCAAGGTTATGGCAGCAGCATGGGCAGCATTGCCAGTATGTTCGGACTCGTAGCTGGTGGATTATTGTTTGAATCGATGACAACTTTGGTGTTTATAATCGGTGCAGGGGTTTTCTTATTGATTGCGGTTTTGATGTCGATTCAATTTGTCAATGGAAGACCAAAAAGAGTGGTCACAACGGCAGCCTCTTAGCCAAAAGATATTTTATGAACTATTTTACCCATTTATTCAGCACTTTCTTTCTAAAATCTTCAAGATAACTACGGCCAATGGTGTACCTGATACCGTCAATCTCTAAACTATTGCCCTCGATAGATTGTATTTTTTCAATAGCTGCCGTGAAAGAACGATGAATACGTATAAACTTATCTGAAGGAAGCTCTTTTGTGAAACCGCTCAGCGTACTGTGAACAATGTACTTGTCAGAAGTTGTTTTTATTCTGATGTAGTCTTTTAGGCTTTCAACAACGAGAATCTCGTTCAAATAGATTTTTTGTAGCCGTTTGTTGTCAACCTTGACAAAAATGCTAGGGTTTTCAGTAGGGCCTGTATTTTCAGTAGAAGTAGATAGAAGACCGATTATACGGTTAATGGTCTTCAAAAAACGCGGAAAAGAAAAGGGCTTGACCAAATAGTCGATCGCCTGGGCCTCAAAACCTTTTAACGCGTATTCTTCATGTGCTGAAGTGATGACGACCATAGGTTTGATTTTGAGCGTTTCCAAAAAATCAAAACCATCAAGAACAGGCATGTTTATATCCAAAAAAATGATGTCGACCAAGTGGTTTTGCAGGTATGAACTGGCATCCACGGCATTTGAAAAAGTCTGTTCCAATACCAGCTCAGATACTTGTTCAACATAATTTTTCAACACATTGATGGCCAAGGGCTCATCATCTACTATCATAACCTTGAAAGCCATTATACTTTTAGTTTTAGTGAAACTTTGAAGAGGGTTTTATTTTCTTCGACATTGAATTCATATTCATTCGGCGCATAGCCCAATTGAAGTCGTTTTCTGACGTTTGATAGTCCTATTCCCCCTGCTCTTGAGGGTATTCTATCTTTCTTTTCTCCTTTGGGCTTTGTATTTTTTGTCTCAAAATACAAAAAGCTATCGATTACATTGATATTGACACAAATATTCATCTTTCCAATGTTTTTGCTTGCCCCATGTTTGAAACAATTTTCGACCAAGGGAATCAACAACATCGGGGCTATGGCTTTATTTTCGAGATTTCCGGTAATATTGACATCCACCTCCAATGAATCATCGAACCGTATCCGTTCAAGGTCGATATAATTCTGAATACATTCCACTTCCTTTTTCAAGCCCTCTTTCCTTTTCTTGGTGGCATAGAGAAGGTAGCGCATTAAATCTGAGAGTTTCAACACAACCTCAGGCGCCTTATTTGATTTTTCAAGGGTAAGCGAGTAAATATTGTTGAGTGTGTTAAAAAAGAAGTGTGGCGAAACCTGTGATCGTAGAAAACGTAGTTCGGTGGCCATTTGTCGTCTTTCCAACTCGTGAAGTTTGCTGTGCTCTTGCAACCAATCGATGGTAATCTTGATGGCGGTCACAAAAGAAATCACATATAGCTCGCCCAACATCGTTATGATGGCATAGTTTAGGGTGATACTGCTGACCGGTTCGGCCGCCTCGGGCATGACATTGGTGCTAACCAAATAATAGGTAAGGTTGAATTTTACCAAAAGCATCAAGAAGAGGGACAAAAACACCAGTATGACATAAGTGAAATATTTTTTGGTGTGGATAAACTTGGGCATCAAATAATAAATGTTGAAATAGGCCAAGGCTATATGAATAGGAAATCCGATGAGATTGGTCTTCAATGAATATTCGAAGTCATTGTGCAGGCTTCCCCACCTAAGAACATTAAAAATGAAATAGATGGTCCAAAAAATAATGTGGTATTTATAACTGATCTTGTAGTGGGATACTTTCTTTGATTGTATAAGATTATGTAGTTTTTCATTAATGTACATGATAGTAGAAAATTAGTCCATAATGTTAGGTTGTTTAGCCCAAATGAGGGGCTATTGGTCTAATATTATGGTAAGACAAGCATAAATTTATCAATATTAAGGAAAATTGACCGGTATGGGCAGTTACTTTGTGAGTGCCACCCGATCGCACCTAACCAATGAATGGCATGAGAAGTTATGCTTTGGTATTACCCATGGTTTTGTTGCACCTTCTTTTAGGTGCGTTGCCTAATTTGATCGCCCAGAGAATCCCAAACTCGTATATAGCCCATAAGACGACCGATTTCATCGATATAGATGGTCGTGACGATGAAGCTTCTTGGCAAAAAGCAATGTATTCAACACCTTTTATCGATATAGAAGGCGAAAAGGTGCCCAAGTACCGAACAAGAATGAAGATGTTGTGGGACGATGGCTACCTATACATACTGGCCAAGTTGGAAGAACCCCATATTTGGGGAAATCTAAAGCAACGTGATACGGTCGTTTTCTATAACAATGACTTTGAGGTCTTTATTGACCCTGACGGTGACACACACAATTACTATGAGTTGGAACTCAATGCCCTGAATACGGTTTGGGACCTTTTTTTGACAAAACCTTACAGAAACGGCGCCACTGTTCTTGACAGTTGGGATATTCAAGGGCTCAAATCTGCCATTTCAATAGAGGGTACATTGAATGACCCTTCTGATATAGATGATCATTGGATGGTCGAATTGGCCATACCATGGGCTGTTTTGGTAGAGGCGTCGAAAAGTAATGACCCACCCCAGAATGAATTCTGGAGAATCAATTTTTCAAGGGTCAATTGGCAGTTTGATCTAAACGGTGGCCACTATTCCAGAAAAAAGGATGAAAAAGGCAAATACCTGCCCGAATACAATTGGGTCTGGTCGCCCCAAGGGGTCATCAATATGCACGAACCAGAACATTGGGGCTACGTGTACTTCTCAGATCAAGAAGTCGGGGCCGATGTCAAGTTCACTATTCCCAAAGATGAGCAC is a window from the Muricauda sp. SCSIO 65647 genome containing:
- a CDS encoding MFS transporter, whose protein sequence is MIFSKLLPAKIFPILLVNFIGVLGYSIVIPILIFIVIDFGGNGFVYGLLGAMYPFFQFIGAPILGRLSDRIGRKKVLVISQVGTFFAWLLFLLAFALPKTGLWSQDTELTGQYIMTLPLLIIFLARVFDGFTGGNVSVANAYLSDISTDEDRNANFGKMGASTSLGFVLGPALAGILASTSLGEVLPLMLAASISLVAIFVITIKLKESNPCVVDTAELKLNSFRRFFQVEHKDCYTEGESGMGDGKKESWSTIMTVPGIPLLFGVYFLTFLAFSLFYAGLPIYANTLLEWSPTELGLFLTYSSFIMIIVQGPVLSRLSKVLSDKILIVLGSLLLAISFYLLSIENITVIYLGNTFLSLGNGLMWPSFLALLSKKGDKQRQGAIQGYGSSMGSIASMFGLVAGGLLFESMTTLVFIIGAGVFLLIAVLMSIQFVNGRPKRVVTTAAS
- a CDS encoding sensor histidine kinase, yielding MYINEKLHNLIQSKKVSHYKISYKYHIIFWTIYFIFNVLRWGSLHNDFEYSLKTNLIGFPIHIALAYFNIYYLMPKFIHTKKYFTYVILVFLSLFLMLLVKFNLTYYLVSTNVMPEAAEPVSSITLNYAIITMLGELYVISFVTAIKITIDWLQEHSKLHELERRQMATELRFLRSQVSPHFFFNTLNNIYSLTLEKSNKAPEVVLKLSDLMRYLLYATKKRKEGLKKEVECIQNYIDLERIRFDDSLEVDVNITGNLENKAIAPMLLIPLVENCFKHGASKNIGKMNICVNINVIDSFLYFETKNTKPKGEKKDRIPSRAGGIGLSNVRKRLQLGYAPNEYEFNVEENKTLFKVSLKLKV
- a CDS encoding carbohydrate-binding family 9-like protein gives rise to the protein MRSYALVLPMVLLHLLLGALPNLIAQRIPNSYIAHKTTDFIDIDGRDDEASWQKAMYSTPFIDIEGEKVPKYRTRMKMLWDDGYLYILAKLEEPHIWGNLKQRDTVVFYNNDFEVFIDPDGDTHNYYELELNALNTVWDLFLTKPYRNGATVLDSWDIQGLKSAISIEGTLNDPSDIDDHWMVELAIPWAVLVEASKSNDPPQNEFWRINFSRVNWQFDLNGGHYSRKKDEKGKYLPEYNWVWSPQGVINMHEPEHWGYVYFSDQEVGADVKFTIPKDEHIKWSLYREYRKKFANAENRPSKNIDVSGKTIELFTDEHQSGWNIWAISPFSGRKLTIDHDGKFYAKEE
- a CDS encoding CPXCG motif-containing cysteine-rich protein — its product is MYEHYFQCPYCWEQISMLLDTSITHQAYVEDCEVCCNPIEVNCSFQDNELTMFSAVQLGQ
- a CDS encoding TolC family protein; its protein translation is MKEVYRVLPLLFFVFSCTLEAQEQLLDKEVAVQLMLENNFGVRIAKNNVAVAKNNQDILNSGFLPSITGNAGANYQRDDSTFEFPGQFLNDADGNPVIDEETGNPVPRPDASLYKAEAQRYNASLRADYVLFDGLGRFYDYKRLKEEYNLTELQARETIETTMLQLFSVYYEVARISENIQILSETYKSTADRLKRAEYSFEFGQSNKLDVLNAEVDLVNDSINLMNERQLLKNTIRDLNILLNQELENTYKVDTTVTFTDMLIVEDFIEKAEKNNVSMLQAEKNTMINDYTLKASKSVFLPTIGLTGSYGWNLNQNAPGPFFPGVNVNNTRSFGLGATLTWSIFDGGRGITQIKNAKILLESQEILNTQIRQEIKRDIANARGNYFNLFEVYELQGQNVKTATNNYLRSVERYKLGQITSVELRQAQINLLNAKTSKNLAKYNAKLAELQLLQLAGQLLNVDI
- a CDS encoding LytTR family DNA-binding domain-containing protein translates to MAFKVMIVDDEPLAINVLKNYVEQVSELVLEQTFSNAVDASSYLQNHLVDIIFLDINMPVLDGFDFLETLKIKPMVVITSAHEEYALKGFEAQAIDYLVKPFSFPRFLKTINRIIGLLSTSTENTGPTENPSIFVKVDNKRLQKIYLNEILVVESLKDYIRIKTTSDKYIVHSTLSGFTKELPSDKFIRIHRSFTAAIEKIQSIEGNSLEIDGIRYTIGRSYLEDFRKKVLNKWVK